One window of Aerococcus tenax genomic DNA carries:
- a CDS encoding D-alanine--D-alanine ligase — MKIVLLYGGQSAEHDISIMTAQSIIKHINYQKHTLLPVYITQANQWIKGTAIDRAPEADLPLRFNPELDANDPEHGDLVSPCQVFNGEEVIAFPALHGPHGEDGKIQGLFESLNVPYVGAGVLASAAGMDKIISKQLFQQAQIPQVPFTSLTHYEWDQERAKSLTRIEGELVYPIFVKPANLGSSVGISCANDREELIQAIELAFNYDRRVIVEQGVEAREVEVAVLGNDAIETSVAGEVVKSKSFYNYEEKYINNTVELAIPADLPGEIMDKIRAYAAKAYAAIDSSGLTRVDFFVTHNMDIYINEVNTMPGFTQWSMYPSLWEATGIPYDQLLERLIQLGLERFETYKGLKNEQ, encoded by the coding sequence ATGAAGATTGTCTTACTATACGGAGGACAAAGTGCTGAGCATGATATTTCTATTATGACGGCGCAATCAATTATCAAGCATATTAATTATCAAAAGCATACTTTGTTGCCTGTCTATATTACTCAGGCCAACCAATGGATTAAGGGGACGGCGATTGACCGAGCTCCAGAAGCGGACCTTCCGCTCCGTTTTAATCCTGAATTGGACGCTAATGACCCTGAACACGGCGACTTAGTTAGTCCTTGTCAGGTCTTTAATGGGGAAGAAGTTATTGCCTTCCCAGCCTTACATGGTCCCCACGGAGAAGATGGTAAGATTCAAGGTTTATTTGAAAGCTTGAATGTGCCTTATGTGGGCGCGGGTGTTCTAGCTAGTGCAGCGGGCATGGATAAAATTATTTCCAAACAACTCTTCCAACAAGCGCAAATTCCCCAAGTACCTTTTACCTCGCTCACCCATTATGAATGGGACCAAGAACGGGCCAAAAGCCTCACTCGAATTGAAGGGGAATTGGTTTATCCCATCTTTGTTAAACCCGCTAACCTAGGGTCTAGTGTGGGGATTTCCTGTGCCAACGACCGGGAGGAATTAATCCAAGCCATCGAGCTGGCCTTTAATTATGACCGCCGGGTAATTGTGGAACAAGGGGTAGAAGCCCGTGAGGTAGAAGTAGCCGTGCTCGGTAATGATGCCATTGAAACCTCAGTAGCCGGTGAAGTGGTCAAGTCTAAGAGTTTCTATAACTACGAAGAAAAATACATCAATAATACCGTAGAATTAGCCATTCCTGCCGACCTACCTGGTGAGATTATGGATAAGATCCGCGCTTATGCCGCTAAGGCCTATGCTGCTATCGATTCTAGTGGCTTAACCCGGGTGGACTTCTTTGTCACCCATAATATGGATATCTACATCAATGAAGTCAACACCATGCCTGGCTTTACCCAATGGTCCATGTATCCATCCTTATGGGAAGCGACTGGTATTCCTTATGACCAATTGCTGGAAAGATTAATCCAATTAGGCTTAGAACGTTTTGAAACTTATAAAGGATTGAAAAATGAGCAGTGA
- a CDS encoding SMI1/KNR4 family protein, translated as MKGAHNIHLLALPFQKHYYTYLSQRPIKGAIMVHDLPIAYHNLVNQVNGGYSSKGYFKSPKPSPDALDAVYIPYIAGLYPRPVNRPYLVPNLLDQESFQFSQELGDHDIIFYEDQAAVAYLAFPKNLKESQSEPKVYYQNFATGQKLLLAEDFQTFLSLGQKRHFPLPAPPIDSYHRANAAFLHVNGVADLDRLLKRYRRHPNQAWFLKWVTYFSQHPEESYRDLTQAYLKDLEKK; from the coding sequence ATGAAAGGCGCTCATAATATTCACTTGCTCGCCCTCCCCTTCCAAAAACATTACTATACTTATCTCTCACAAAGGCCGATCAAAGGGGCGATTATGGTCCATGACCTCCCTATCGCCTATCACAACTTAGTCAACCAAGTTAATGGCGGCTATAGCTCTAAGGGCTATTTCAAAAGCCCTAAACCCAGTCCTGATGCCCTGGATGCCGTCTACATTCCCTATATTGCCGGACTCTATCCCAGACCCGTCAACCGCCCCTACCTGGTCCCCAACCTTTTGGACCAAGAGAGTTTCCAATTTTCCCAGGAATTGGGCGACCATGACATTATCTTCTATGAAGACCAGGCCGCGGTGGCCTACCTAGCCTTCCCCAAAAACTTAAAGGAAAGCCAGAGTGAGCCTAAAGTTTACTATCAGAATTTTGCCACTGGACAAAAACTCCTACTGGCTGAAGACTTTCAAACTTTTCTTAGCCTGGGGCAAAAACGGCACTTTCCCCTACCCGCTCCCCCGATCGATAGCTACCACCGGGCTAACGCCGCCTTTCTCCACGTCAATGGTGTGGCTGATTTAGACAGGCTCCTCAAACGTTACCGGCGCCATCCCAACCAGGCCTGGTTTTTAAAATGGGTCACTTACTTTAGCCAGCACCCAGAGGAAAGCTACCGTGACCTGACCCAGGCCTACCTCAAAGACTTGGAAAAGAAATAA